The following are encoded in a window of Solidesulfovibrio magneticus RS-1 genomic DNA:
- a CDS encoding DUF5989 family protein, translating to MEFLRELWGFLRVRKKFWLLPIILVLLLFGVLVVLTSGSAVAPFIYTLF from the coding sequence ATGGAATTTCTGCGTGAACTCTGGGGCTTTTTGCGGGTGCGCAAAAAATTCTGGCTGCTGCCCATCATCCTGGTGCTGCTGCTGTTTGGCGTGCTGGTGGTCCTGACCAGCGGCTCGGCCGTTGCCCCGTTCATCTATACGCTCTTCTAG
- a CDS encoding ribonucleoside triphosphate reductase: MSEPMEHGNLALTPTSDRHDAVDAAVDQPVVAAIPSRIRKRDGQIVTFDADKILSAVRRAGAATGEFGEDEAWLLTAQVVKVLSHRFIGQIPDIERIQDIVEQAFVSANHFRTLRAYSVYREQRARLREDKKTVVDVAASINEYLDRQDWRVAANANQGYSLGGLILNVSGKVVANYWLSHVYPPEAGAAHRDGDLHIHDLDMLSGYCAGWSLRMLLSEGLNGVPGKVEAKPPKHLSSAVGQIVNFLGTLQNEWAGAQAFSSFDTYMAPFIRKDNLGYEEVRQCIQELIYNLNVPSRWGTQTPFTNLTFDWTCPEDLAGDHPVIGGEEMPFTYGELQAEMDMINRAYIEVMTAGDAKGRVFTFPIPTYNITKDFPWESPNVDILFEMTAKYGLPYFQNFLNSDLTPGMVRSMCCRLQLDLRELLKRGNGLFGSAEQTGSVGVVTINCARLGFTHRGDETALLARLDALLEIARTTLEIKRKEITRRMDAGLFPYTKRYLGSLRNHFSTIGVNGVNEMIRNFTNDAENIATEAGHAMAVRLLDHVRARMTEFQEQTGHLYNLEATPAEGTTYRFAREDKKRYPRILQAGPAEKPYYTNSSQLPVGFTDDPFEALSRQEELQRKYTGGTVLHLYLGERVTSAEACKKLVKRSLSGFALPYVTVTPTFSICDVHGYLTGEHETCPTCAAEGRTQACEIWTRVMGYYRPKSAFNVGKQGEYDERVCFKEPKDH, translated from the coding sequence ATGTCCGAGCCGATGGAACACGGCAATTTGGCCCTTACCCCCACCTCCGACCGCCACGACGCCGTCGACGCCGCCGTCGACCAGCCCGTAGTGGCCGCCATCCCCTCGCGCATCCGCAAGCGCGACGGCCAGATCGTCACCTTTGACGCCGACAAGATCCTGTCCGCCGTCCGCCGCGCCGGAGCCGCCACCGGCGAATTCGGCGAGGACGAGGCCTGGCTGTTGACCGCCCAGGTGGTCAAGGTCCTCTCCCACCGCTTCATCGGCCAGATCCCGGACATCGAACGCATCCAGGACATCGTCGAGCAGGCTTTCGTCTCGGCCAACCATTTCCGGACGCTGCGCGCCTACTCCGTCTACCGCGAACAGCGCGCCCGCCTTCGCGAAGACAAAAAGACCGTGGTGGACGTGGCCGCTTCCATCAACGAATACCTCGACCGCCAGGACTGGCGCGTGGCCGCCAATGCCAACCAGGGCTATTCCCTGGGCGGGCTTATCCTGAACGTCTCGGGCAAGGTCGTGGCCAACTACTGGCTCTCCCACGTCTACCCGCCCGAAGCCGGCGCGGCCCACCGCGACGGCGATCTCCATATCCACGATCTCGACATGCTTTCGGGCTACTGCGCCGGCTGGTCCCTGCGGATGCTCTTGAGCGAAGGCCTTAACGGCGTGCCCGGCAAGGTGGAAGCCAAGCCGCCCAAGCACCTCTCCAGCGCCGTGGGCCAGATCGTCAATTTCCTCGGCACGCTGCAAAACGAATGGGCCGGCGCCCAGGCTTTTTCCTCCTTCGACACCTACATGGCTCCGTTTATCCGCAAGGACAACCTGGGCTATGAGGAAGTGCGCCAGTGCATCCAGGAGCTGATCTATAACTTAAACGTCCCGTCGCGCTGGGGTACCCAGACGCCGTTTACCAACCTCACCTTCGACTGGACCTGCCCCGAGGATCTGGCCGGCGACCATCCGGTCATCGGCGGCGAGGAGATGCCGTTTACCTACGGCGAACTGCAAGCCGAAATGGACATGATCAACCGGGCCTACATCGAGGTCATGACCGCCGGCGACGCCAAGGGCCGCGTGTTCACCTTCCCCATCCCGACCTACAACATCACCAAGGATTTCCCCTGGGAATCGCCCAACGTGGACATCCTGTTCGAGATGACGGCCAAGTACGGGCTGCCCTACTTCCAAAACTTCCTCAATTCCGACCTGACCCCGGGCATGGTGCGCTCCATGTGCTGCCGGCTTCAGCTCGACCTGCGCGAGCTGCTCAAGCGCGGCAACGGGCTTTTCGGCAGCGCCGAGCAGACCGGGTCCGTGGGCGTGGTCACCATCAACTGCGCCCGCCTGGGCTTCACCCATCGCGGCGACGAGACCGCCCTGCTCGCCCGCCTCGACGCGCTGCTGGAGATTGCCCGCACCACCCTTGAGATCAAGCGCAAGGAGATCACCCGCCGCATGGACGCCGGGCTTTTCCCCTACACCAAGCGCTACCTGGGGTCGCTACGCAACCACTTCTCGACCATCGGCGTGAACGGCGTGAACGAAATGATCCGCAACTTCACGAACGATGCCGAGAACATCGCCACCGAGGCCGGCCACGCCATGGCCGTGCGCCTGCTCGACCACGTGCGCGCCCGCATGACCGAGTTCCAGGAGCAGACCGGCCACCTCTACAACCTCGAAGCCACCCCGGCCGAAGGCACCACCTACCGCTTCGCCCGCGAGGACAAAAAGCGCTACCCGCGCATCCTTCAGGCCGGCCCGGCAGAGAAGCCCTACTACACCAACTCCTCCCAGCTGCCCGTGGGCTTCACCGACGATCCCTTCGAAGCCCTCTCCCGCCAGGAAGAGCTCCAGCGCAAATACACCGGCGGCACGGTGCTCCACCTCTACCTCGGCGAGCGCGTAACCAGCGCCGAGGCCTGCAAGAAGCTCGTCAAACGGTCGCTGTCCGGCTTCGCCCTGCCCTACGTCACCGTGACGCCGACGTTCTCCATCTGCGACGTCCACGGCTACCTGACCGGCGAACACGAGACCTGCCCGACCTGCGCCGCCGAAGGCCGCACCCAGGCCTGCGAAATCTGGACCCGCGTCATGGGCTACTACCGGCCCAAGTCGGCGTTCAACGTCGGCAAGCAGGGCGAGTACGACGAGCGGGTTTGTTTTAAGGAACCGAAGGATCATTAA
- a CDS encoding sodium:calcium antiporter, translated as MKKLLPLYIAVAATLPGLFCFLLSVHPSPPATAAIAGAAILGASFLLLWACDVAQNDIPQALALAVVALIAVLPEYAVDMYFTWMAGKNPDSDYAHFAIANMTGANRLLIGVAWSLVAFLIWWRTRKPVILEGERRTDVLFLGLATAYAITIPLSGSLTWVDGAVLIGLYVVYIAIVARRECEEPELEGVACVIGALPKGLRRLSTLALFLFAAGVIVANAEAFSEGLVATGRIFGVNEFLLVQWLAPIASEAPEVIVAVMFALRGMGGLALGSLISSKLNQWTLLVGMIPGVYGVSSGSFAVPIPLDGVQMHEIMLTAAQSLLAVGLLAGLRLDIRGALLLFGLFLGQFLAPAVPEAFWNLFPGHLDGNEVHFLFTFLYIGVFALMLPRTGRHLLALVRPARHSAS; from the coding sequence ATGAAAAAACTGCTTCCTCTCTACATTGCCGTGGCCGCCACCCTGCCGGGGCTTTTCTGCTTCCTGCTTTCCGTCCACCCCTCACCGCCGGCCACCGCCGCCATCGCCGGCGCGGCCATCCTGGGCGCGTCGTTTCTGCTCCTGTGGGCCTGCGACGTGGCCCAAAACGACATCCCGCAAGCCCTGGCCCTGGCCGTTGTGGCGCTCATCGCCGTTTTGCCCGAATACGCCGTGGACATGTACTTCACCTGGATGGCCGGCAAGAACCCGGATTCCGACTACGCCCACTTCGCCATCGCCAACATGACCGGGGCCAATCGGCTGCTGATCGGCGTGGCCTGGAGCCTGGTCGCTTTCCTGATCTGGTGGCGTACGCGGAAGCCCGTCATCCTGGAGGGCGAACGCCGCACCGACGTGCTGTTCCTGGGCCTGGCCACGGCCTACGCCATCACCATTCCCCTGTCCGGGTCGCTGACCTGGGTGGACGGCGCGGTGCTTATCGGCCTCTACGTCGTCTACATCGCCATTGTCGCCCGGCGCGAATGCGAGGAACCCGAGCTTGAGGGCGTGGCCTGCGTCATCGGCGCGCTGCCCAAGGGCCTTCGCCGCCTCTCGACGCTCGCCCTGTTTCTTTTCGCCGCCGGCGTCATTGTGGCCAATGCCGAGGCCTTTAGCGAGGGCCTCGTCGCCACCGGCCGCATCTTCGGGGTCAACGAATTCCTGCTCGTCCAGTGGCTAGCCCCCATCGCCTCGGAAGCCCCGGAGGTCATCGTGGCGGTCATGTTCGCCCTGCGCGGCATGGGCGGGCTGGCCCTGGGGAGCCTTATTTCCTCCAAGCTCAACCAATGGACGCTCTTGGTCGGCATGATCCCCGGCGTCTACGGCGTGTCGTCGGGCAGCTTTGCCGTGCCCATTCCCTTGGACGGCGTGCAGATGCACGAGATCATGCTGACCGCCGCCCAGTCCCTGCTGGCCGTGGGCCTGCTGGCCGGCCTGCGCCTGGACATCCGGGGCGCGCTGCTCCTTTTCGGCCTGTTCCTCGGCCAGTTCCTGGCCCCGGCCGTGCCGGAGGCCTTCTGGAACCTCTTCCCGGGCCACCTCGACGGCAACGAAGTACACTTCCTCTTCACCTTCCTGTACATCGGGGTCTTCGCCCTCATGCTGCCGCGCACCGGCCGCCACCTGCTGGCCCTTGTCCGCCCCGCGCGCCACAGCGCCTCTTGA
- a CDS encoding dihem cytochrome c, whose amino-acid sequence MVIRSVMIHLVCVATMFLNPTFSLAGRHFENGNGYGQSQDWSPKHGKRHQGGRAEAFVANDTYVAACGGCHWAYVPQLLPRASWETILAQSEDHFGNALALSPQDKSVLSGYLSANAADATSLKLGRKIMRSLNGVAPLQIRAIPYILHKHQGISPAVFSRNSINSLANCIACHPGAASARFDDDSVVIPAQ is encoded by the coding sequence ATGGTTATCAGAAGCGTTATGATCCATCTAGTCTGTGTTGCAACCATGTTCCTCAACCCAACGTTTTCTCTGGCCGGTCGCCATTTTGAAAATGGCAACGGATACGGACAGTCCCAGGACTGGTCCCCCAAACACGGGAAACGCCATCAGGGTGGCCGCGCCGAGGCGTTTGTTGCGAACGACACGTATGTCGCGGCCTGCGGCGGGTGTCATTGGGCCTACGTGCCGCAACTCCTGCCTCGTGCGTCTTGGGAAACCATCCTGGCCCAGTCGGAGGATCACTTCGGCAATGCGCTCGCCCTGTCGCCGCAGGACAAAAGCGTTCTGTCCGGATATTTGTCGGCAAACGCAGCGGATGCGACATCCCTGAAACTCGGCCGAAAAATCATGCGCAGCCTCAACGGCGTCGCACCGCTGCAAATCCGAGCGATTCCCTACATCCTCCACAAGCATCAGGGCATTTCCCCGGCGGTGTTCTCGCGCAACAGCATAAATTCCCTGGCCAATTGCATCGCCTGTCACCCAGGGGCGGCAAGCGCCCGCTTCGACGACGACAGCGTCGTTATTCCGGCCCAGTGA
- a CDS encoding NifB/NifX family molybdenum-iron cluster-binding protein, whose protein sequence is MTKIAIPSRDGQVDEHFGHCGYFTVLTIGPDKAVVAEETFSPPAECGCKSNLVNDLLAMGVTALVAGNMGQGAVNKLRQSGMTVVRGASGPVHEAAAAYLAGTLKDRDELCMAHGHNCLDD, encoded by the coding sequence ATGACCAAGATCGCCATTCCCTCCCGCGACGGGCAGGTGGACGAGCATTTCGGCCACTGCGGCTATTTCACGGTGCTGACCATCGGCCCGGACAAGGCCGTCGTCGCCGAGGAGACCTTTTCCCCGCCGGCCGAGTGCGGCTGCAAGTCCAATCTGGTCAACGACCTGCTCGCCATGGGCGTCACGGCGCTTGTCGCCGGCAACATGGGCCAGGGCGCGGTCAACAAGCTGCGCCAGTCCGGCATGACCGTGGTGCGCGGCGCGTCCGGCCCGGTCCATGAGGCGGCGGCGGCCTATCTCGCCGGAACCCTCAAGGACCGCGACGAACTGTGCATGGCCCACGGGCACAACTGCTTAGACGATTAG
- the arfB gene encoding alternative ribosome rescue aminoacyl-tRNA hydrolase ArfB, which produces MGVRDEREKDVDDLFVTSRVSIPLAEIDYIAARSGGPGGQHVNTTSSKVTLLFDLDASPSLTEADKARIREALTGRIGKDGVLRVVSQTSRSQFANKEIALERFAALLREALTPRPPRRKTRATLASKLRRLDDKKRQGERKRQRRDLGD; this is translated from the coding sequence ATGGGGGTAAGGGATGAGCGGGAGAAGGATGTGGACGATCTGTTTGTGACTTCAAGGGTGAGCATCCCCCTGGCGGAGATTGATTATATCGCCGCCCGCAGCGGCGGTCCCGGCGGCCAGCACGTCAACACCACCAGCTCCAAGGTGACGCTGCTGTTTGACCTCGACGCTTCGCCAAGCCTCACCGAGGCCGACAAGGCGCGTATCCGCGAGGCGCTTACCGGCCGCATCGGCAAGGACGGCGTGCTGCGCGTGGTTTCCCAGACCAGCCGCAGCCAGTTCGCCAACAAGGAAATCGCCCTGGAACGCTTCGCCGCGCTGCTGCGCGAGGCGCTGACCCCCCGGCCGCCCCGCCGCAAGACCCGGGCCACCCTGGCCTCGAAACTGCGCCGCCTGGACGACAAGAAGCGCCAAGGCGAACGCAAGCGCCAGCGCCGGGACCTCGGCGACTGA
- a CDS encoding HD-GYP domain-containing protein gives MLSKASMQEEQFFAVSPMMIFPQTLGRFRVYIRQAGRFVLYAAENEQFTPRHRQKLHDAGVTEVYIRGEQRPDFNHYIEKHLPQILTDEKIPVPERAKVLYGTAESVVRDVFETRLPKGLGKREYSRVVSLVERALEFLASNESLRAIAALTSHDYSVHTHNVQVFVYTAAMLQTMKVDEYTMVQAGIGALLHDIGKTRVPNEILSKPGPLTPDERLVINTHPVKGVALCQDAGLTPTAMQGILLHHERVDGSGYPGGLTDTLIPDHVKVLTVADVYDALTSKRPYAEALPPFQALRLMREEMSNHFDMDAFKRLVLILSDAKMV, from the coding sequence ATGTTGAGCAAGGCGTCGATGCAGGAAGAGCAGTTTTTCGCTGTCTCGCCCATGATGATCTTCCCCCAGACCCTGGGCCGGTTTCGGGTCTACATCCGCCAGGCCGGCCGGTTCGTGCTCTACGCCGCCGAAAACGAACAATTCACTCCGCGCCATCGCCAAAAGCTCCACGACGCCGGCGTGACCGAAGTCTACATCCGGGGCGAGCAGCGCCCGGATTTCAACCACTATATCGAAAAGCACCTGCCGCAAATCCTCACCGACGAAAAAATACCCGTGCCCGAGCGGGCCAAGGTGCTCTACGGCACGGCCGAATCCGTGGTGCGCGACGTGTTCGAAACCCGCCTGCCCAAGGGCCTGGGCAAGCGCGAATACTCCCGGGTCGTCAGCCTGGTGGAACGCGCCCTGGAATTTCTGGCCTCCAACGAATCCCTGCGGGCCATCGCCGCCCTGACCTCCCACGACTATTCGGTGCATACCCACAACGTGCAGGTCTTCGTCTACACCGCCGCCATGCTGCAAACCATGAAGGTCGACGAATACACCATGGTCCAGGCCGGCATCGGCGCGCTGCTCCACGACATCGGCAAGACCCGGGTGCCCAACGAAATCCTGTCCAAACCCGGTCCCCTGACCCCGGACGAACGGCTGGTCATCAACACCCACCCGGTCAAGGGCGTGGCCCTGTGCCAGGACGCCGGGCTGACCCCCACGGCCATGCAGGGCATCCTCCTGCACCACGAGCGGGTGGACGGCTCGGGCTACCCCGGCGGCCTCACCGACACGCTTATCCCCGACCACGTCAAGGTGCTGACCGTGGCCGACGTCTACGACGCGCTCACCAGCAAACGGCCCTACGCCGAGGCCCTGCCGCCCTTCCAGGCGCTGCGCCTCATGCGCGAGGAGATGTCCAACCACTTCGATATGGACGCCTTCAAGCGGCTGGTGCTCATCTTAAGCGACGCCAAAATGGTGTAA
- a CDS encoding dual CXXC motif small (seleno)protein, protein MAFFSRIKFEAAPVKGVTCPDCGGVLVFERSCLAVMLACRGCGKRHDPARFAAQLGDDMDEVYANVPMDRM, encoded by the coding sequence ATGGCCTTTTTCTCGCGCATCAAATTCGAGGCCGCCCCGGTCAAGGGCGTCACCTGCCCGGACTGCGGCGGCGTCCTGGTCTTCGAACGCTCCTGCCTGGCCGTCATGCTGGCCTGCCGGGGCTGCGGCAAACGCCACGATCCGGCCCGCTTCGCCGCCCAGCTCGGCGACGACATGGACGAAGTGTACGCCAATGTGCCGATGGATAGAATGTAG
- a CDS encoding carbamoyltransferase family protein yields MAEYILGLSAYYHDSAAALLRDGVVVAAAHEERFTRKKHDADFPRQAAAYVLAEAGIDLADLSAVAFYDKPYLKFERLLETYHGFAPSGLRSFLSAIPVWIKEKLFMKKMLREELAELGPGKPRLLFPEHHLSHAASAFYPSPFDEAAILTIDGVGEWSTTTIGVGRGKDITFLRELDFPHSVGLLYSAFTYYCGFKVNSGEYKLMGLAPYGIEGSERVEDYKAKILGELVDLREDGSLLLNMAYFNYATGLTMCRDRKWEALFGLPRRAAETELGQEHMDMALAIQQVTEEVVLRLAKTARTLTGCKNLVMAGGVALNCVANGKLLRENIFDDVWIQPAAGDAGGALGAALAAWHIQGGHERTPLPAGCRDRMEGSYLGPQFTRADALRLAARREAPHMLYEDFDALCAQVADLLADGKVVGWFQGRMEYGPRALGGRSILGDPRNPEMQKKLNLKIKYREGFRPFAPSVLAEAVSECFIQDRPSPYMLLVAPIAQALRHPLPDGYWQKPMFDRLYVNRSTLPAITHVDFSARIQTVHKDTNPRYHRLIETFRDRHGCPVVVNTSFNVRGEPIVCTPEDAYRCFMRTEMDYLVVGDCLFGKDDQPEYAESGDWRGEYELD; encoded by the coding sequence ATGGCCGAATACATCCTGGGTTTATCCGCCTATTACCACGACTCCGCCGCGGCGCTGTTGCGCGACGGCGTGGTGGTCGCCGCCGCCCACGAAGAGCGGTTCACCCGCAAGAAGCACGACGCGGATTTTCCACGCCAAGCCGCCGCCTACGTGCTGGCCGAGGCCGGTATCGATCTGGCCGACCTGTCGGCCGTGGCTTTTTACGACAAGCCCTATCTCAAGTTCGAGCGCCTGCTCGAAACCTACCACGGCTTTGCCCCAAGCGGCCTGCGCAGCTTCCTTTCGGCCATTCCGGTGTGGATCAAGGAAAAGCTGTTCATGAAAAAGATGCTGCGCGAGGAGCTGGCCGAACTCGGTCCGGGCAAGCCGCGTCTGCTTTTTCCCGAACACCACCTGTCCCACGCCGCCTCGGCCTTCTACCCCTCGCCCTTTGACGAGGCCGCCATCCTCACCATCGACGGCGTGGGCGAATGGTCCACCACCACCATCGGCGTCGGGCGCGGCAAGGACATCACCTTCCTGCGTGAGCTCGATTTCCCCCATTCCGTGGGCCTGCTCTACTCGGCCTTTACCTACTACTGCGGCTTCAAGGTCAATTCCGGCGAATACAAGCTCATGGGCCTGGCCCCCTACGGCATCGAAGGCTCGGAGAGGGTCGAGGACTACAAGGCCAAGATCCTTGGCGAACTGGTGGACCTGCGCGAGGACGGCTCGCTGCTCCTCAACATGGCCTATTTCAATTACGCCACCGGCCTGACCATGTGCCGCGACCGCAAGTGGGAGGCGCTTTTCGGCCTGCCCCGCCGGGCCGCCGAGACCGAACTCGGCCAGGAGCACATGGACATGGCCCTGGCCATCCAGCAGGTCACCGAAGAAGTGGTCCTGCGCCTGGCCAAAACCGCCCGCACGCTCACCGGCTGCAAAAACCTCGTCATGGCCGGCGGCGTGGCCCTTAACTGCGTGGCCAACGGCAAGCTGCTGCGCGAGAACATCTTCGACGACGTCTGGATTCAGCCGGCCGCCGGCGACGCCGGCGGAGCGCTTGGCGCGGCCCTGGCCGCCTGGCACATCCAGGGCGGCCACGAGCGCACGCCGCTGCCGGCCGGCTGCCGCGACCGCATGGAAGGCTCCTACCTCGGGCCGCAGTTCACCCGGGCCGACGCCCTGCGCCTGGCCGCCCGTCGCGAAGCGCCCCACATGCTCTACGAGGACTTCGACGCCCTGTGCGCCCAGGTCGCCGACCTGCTGGCCGACGGCAAGGTCGTGGGCTGGTTCCAGGGCCGTATGGAATACGGCCCCCGGGCCCTTGGCGGCCGCTCCATCCTGGGCGATCCGCGCAATCCCGAGATGCAGAAAAAGCTCAACCTCAAAATCAAATACCGCGAAGGCTTCCGGCCCTTTGCCCCGTCGGTGCTGGCCGAGGCCGTGTCCGAATGCTTCATCCAGGACCGCCCCTCGCCCTACATGCTGCTGGTGGCCCCGATAGCGCAGGCCCTGCGCCATCCCCTGCCTGACGGTTACTGGCAAAAGCCCATGTTCGACCGGCTCTACGTCAACCGCTCGACCCTGCCGGCCATCACCCACGTGGACTTCTCGGCCCGCATCCAGACCGTGCACAAGGACACCAATCCCCGCTACCACCGCCTCATCGAAACCTTCCGCGACCGCCACGGCTGCCCGGTGGTGGTCAACACCAGCTTCAACGTGCGCGGCGAACCCATCGTCTGCACCCCCGAGGACGCCTACCGCTGCTTCATGCGCACCGAAATGGACTACCTCGTGGTCGGCGACTGCCTGTTTGGCAAGGACGACCAGCCCGAATACGCCGAATCCGGCGACTGGCGCGGGGAATACGAACTGGATTAA
- a CDS encoding HAD family hydrolase has product MSVKRPITTLLCDVGGVMLTNGWDRQARAEAAKRFGLDAAETDERHHLTFDAYEEGKLSLDEYLDRTVFYAPRAFDKATFRDFMLSRSAPLSDMLAYVRGLKARHGIRIVVVNNEGRELNEYRIRAFGLGCFVDAFVSSCFVGMRKPDAGIFRLALDVAQCDPADAVYIDDRALFVEVAATLGVRGVVHRDAASTARELEAMGGFAAVCLGGEG; this is encoded by the coding sequence ATGTCCGTGAAACGACCCATCACCACGCTTTTGTGCGACGTCGGCGGCGTCATGCTCACCAACGGCTGGGACCGGCAGGCCCGGGCCGAGGCGGCCAAGCGCTTCGGCCTGGACGCGGCCGAGACCGACGAACGCCACCACCTCACCTTCGACGCCTACGAAGAGGGCAAGCTCTCCCTGGACGAGTATCTCGACCGCACGGTGTTTTACGCGCCGCGTGCCTTTGACAAGGCGACCTTCCGGGATTTCATGCTGTCGCGCTCTGCGCCGCTGTCCGACATGCTGGCCTATGTGCGCGGACTCAAGGCCAGGCACGGCATCCGCATTGTCGTCGTCAACAACGAAGGCCGCGAACTCAACGAGTACCGCATCCGGGCCTTCGGCCTGGGCTGTTTTGTCGACGCCTTTGTGTCCTCGTGCTTTGTGGGCATGCGCAAGCCTGACGCCGGCATTTTCCGCCTGGCCCTGGACGTGGCCCAGTGCGACCCGGCCGACGCGGTCTACATCGACGACCGGGCGCTTTTCGTGGAAGTGGCCGCAACCCTGGGCGTTCGCGGCGTGGTCCACCGCGACGCGGCCTCCACGGCCCGGGAGCTGGAGGCCATGGGCGGTTTCGCCGCCGTCTGCCTCGGCGGCGAGGGCTGA
- a CDS encoding anaerobic ribonucleoside-triphosphate reductase activating protein, giving the protein MNGLIIGGVTPLSTLDFPDALAAVIYCQGCPWGCPYCHNEPLREITDAVEHDSASVLAWLEGRKGLLDAVVFSGGEPTLQDGLADMLAAVRAMGFHTGLHTTGMFPKALSAVLPLCDWVGLDVKAPRAAYDRIAGVAGGGEAAFESLALILKSRVPFETRTTWHPGLLTEDELTTLAGELAAADAGRWVIQAFRPDGCADADLAAAGPAVFPTDLVARLQAAAPRLTITTRV; this is encoded by the coding sequence ATGAACGGTCTTATCATCGGCGGCGTCACGCCGCTCTCCACCCTCGACTTTCCCGACGCCCTGGCCGCGGTCATCTACTGCCAGGGCTGCCCCTGGGGCTGCCCCTACTGCCACAACGAACCGCTGCGCGAAATCACCGACGCCGTGGAGCACGACAGCGCCTCGGTGCTGGCCTGGCTCGAAGGCCGCAAGGGCCTGCTCGACGCCGTCGTCTTCTCCGGCGGCGAACCCACGCTCCAGGACGGGCTGGCCGACATGCTGGCCGCCGTGCGCGCCATGGGCTTCCACACCGGCCTGCACACCACCGGCATGTTCCCCAAGGCGCTTTCCGCCGTGCTGCCCCTGTGCGACTGGGTTGGCCTCGACGTCAAAGCCCCCCGCGCCGCCTATGACCGCATCGCCGGGGTGGCCGGCGGCGGCGAGGCCGCCTTCGAAAGCCTGGCGCTCATCCTCAAAAGCCGCGTGCCCTTCGAGACCCGCACCACCTGGCATCCCGGGCTGTTGACCGAAGACGAGCTGACCACCCTGGCCGGGGAACTGGCTGCCGCCGACGCCGGCCGCTGGGTCATCCAGGCCTTCCGCCCCGACGGCTGCGCCGACGCTGATCTGGCCGCCGCCGGGCCGGCCGTGTTCCCGACCGACCTCGTCGCCCGCCTCCAGGCCGCCGCGCCGCGTTTGACTATTACGACAAGAGTTTAG
- a CDS encoding SxtJ family membrane protein — translation MSSLEHKRQKSSFWLSASRDQARDTGMALTLVALIVFFVTREIRYVTIATAILLLDMIWPSFFKPLAKVWFGLSHVLGTVMSKVILTLTFFVVLTPMGLLRSLLGKDPMRVRQFKQGTDSVFRVRDHTFTAADVEQPF, via the coding sequence ATGTCCTCACTGGAACACAAGCGCCAGAAATCCTCTTTTTGGCTGTCCGCCAGCCGCGACCAAGCTCGCGACACCGGCATGGCCCTGACCCTGGTCGCGCTCATCGTCTTTTTCGTCACCCGGGAAATCCGCTACGTGACCATCGCCACGGCCATCCTGTTGCTGGACATGATCTGGCCGTCCTTTTTCAAGCCCCTGGCCAAGGTCTGGTTCGGCCTGTCCCATGTGCTTGGCACGGTCATGTCCAAGGTGATCCTGACCCTGACGTTTTTTGTGGTGCTCACGCCCATGGGCCTGCTGCGTTCCCTGCTCGGCAAGGACCCCATGCGGGTGCGCCAGTTCAAGCAGGGCACGGACTCCGTGTTCCGGGTCCGCGACCACACCTTCACGGCCGCCGACGTCGAACAGCCGTTTTAA
- a CDS encoding trimeric intracellular cation channel family protein: MDQTFALPIYLDLFAVFLMAATGAIEAIRREFDLVGLLGLSFATGVGGALIRDGIFLQAGVPAVVRNQDYLYAVAAAAVACLIFGRRAVLSERFVALVDAAALGAYAVVGMEKSLAFGLDFAPAVLVGTVNACGGGILRDVLMREEPMVFRPGQFYGLAALLGCLTYPFLRQTFGLPPLTSALVTIAFTFLLRVLAITRNWRTVPVRDHGLFRRRNPPVA, translated from the coding sequence ATGGACCAGACGTTTGCCCTGCCCATCTACCTCGACCTGTTCGCCGTGTTCCTCATGGCCGCCACCGGGGCCATCGAGGCCATCCGCCGCGAGTTTGACCTCGTGGGCCTGCTCGGCCTGTCCTTTGCCACGGGCGTGGGCGGGGCGCTTATACGCGACGGCATCTTCCTCCAGGCCGGCGTGCCGGCCGTGGTGCGCAATCAGGACTATCTCTACGCCGTGGCGGCTGCTGCCGTGGCTTGCCTCATCTTCGGCCGCCGGGCGGTGTTGTCCGAGCGGTTCGTGGCCCTGGTCGACGCCGCCGCCCTGGGGGCTTACGCCGTGGTCGGCATGGAAAAATCCCTGGCCTTTGGCCTAGATTTCGCCCCGGCCGTGCTGGTGGGCACGGTCAACGCCTGCGGCGGCGGCATCCTGCGCGACGTGCTCATGCGCGAGGAGCCCATGGTGTTTCGCCCGGGCCAGTTCTACGGCCTGGCCGCCCTGCTCGGCTGCCTGACTTACCCCTTCCTGCGCCAGACCTTCGGCCTGCCGCCGCTCACCTCGGCCCTGGTCACCATCGCCTTCACCTTTTTGCTGCGTGTGCTGGCCATCACCCGCAACTGGCGCACCGTCCCCGTGCGCGACCATGGCCTGTTTCGCCGCCGCAATCCGCCCGTGGCTTGA